In Rhizobium sp. EC-SD404, a single window of DNA contains:
- the rfbC gene encoding dTDP-4-dehydrorhamnose 3,5-epimerase, protein MKFQELALKGVFLIEPKVFGDERGFFMESFNAARFREGTGANVAFVQDNHSRSSRGVLRGLHYQLPPHAQGKLVRVVSGEVYDVAVDICRSSPTFGQHVGAVLSAENKRQLWIPAGFAHGFVTLSDHAEFLYKTTDTYAPECEGAIAWNDPELGIDWHIAADVIQLSEKDGKAPPLKDAKHFE, encoded by the coding sequence ATGAAGTTCCAGGAACTTGCGCTCAAGGGCGTCTTCCTGATCGAGCCGAAGGTGTTCGGTGACGAACGCGGCTTCTTCATGGAGAGCTTCAACGCGGCGCGGTTCCGCGAGGGCACCGGTGCCAACGTCGCTTTCGTCCAGGACAACCATTCCCGCTCGTCCCGTGGCGTGTTGCGCGGCCTGCATTACCAGCTGCCGCCACATGCGCAGGGCAAGCTCGTGCGCGTTGTCTCCGGCGAGGTCTATGACGTCGCCGTCGATATCTGCCGCTCCTCCCCGACCTTCGGCCAGCATGTGGGTGCGGTGCTTTCGGCCGAGAACAAGCGGCAGCTGTGGATCCCGGCAGGCTTTGCCCATGGTTTCGTCACACTTTCCGACCATGCCGAGTTTCTCTACAAGACGACCGATACCTATGCCCCGGAGTGCGAGGGCGCGATCGCTTGGAATGACCCGGAGCTTGGCATCGACTGGCACATCGCGGCCGATGTCATTCAATTGTCGGAAAAGGATGGCAAGGCTCCGCCTCTGAAGGATGCGAAGCACTTCGAGTAA
- the rfbB gene encoding dTDP-glucose 4,6-dehydratase: protein MTILVTGGAGFIGSNFVLDWLKDSQEPVINLDKLTYAGNMDNLASLEGNPAHRFVQADICDADALKTIFASDDIRAVVHFAAESHVDRSIHGPEAFLDTNVTGTFRLLEAARHAWGPNAASEGRRFIHVSTDEVYGSLDPDAPAFSETNTYEPNSPYSASKAAADHFARAYHHTYGLPVIITNCSNNYGPYHFPEKLIPLVIHRALKGEPLPVYGDGTQIRDWLYVGDHCSAIRRVLEAGRLGEKYNIGGFNEKTNIEVVRTICALLDERRPRADGKGYATQITHVRDRPGHDKRYAIDATKIATELNWQPAETFDTGIARTVDWYLANQGWVDRVTSGAYKNWLEKQYA, encoded by the coding sequence ATGACCATTCTCGTCACCGGCGGTGCCGGTTTCATCGGCAGCAATTTCGTCCTTGATTGGCTCAAGGATTCGCAAGAGCCCGTCATCAATCTCGACAAGCTGACCTATGCCGGCAACATGGACAATCTGGCGTCGCTTGAAGGTAATCCGGCTCACCGCTTCGTTCAGGCCGACATCTGCGATGCCGACGCGCTGAAAACGATCTTCGCCTCCGACGATATTCGCGCCGTCGTCCATTTTGCCGCCGAGAGCCATGTGGATCGCTCGATCCATGGCCCGGAAGCCTTTCTCGACACCAACGTCACCGGCACCTTCCGCCTGCTCGAAGCCGCACGCCATGCCTGGGGACCGAATGCTGCCTCAGAAGGCCGCCGCTTCATCCATGTTTCGACCGACGAGGTTTACGGTTCGCTCGACCCCGATGCGCCGGCGTTTTCGGAGACCAACACCTACGAGCCGAACAGCCCCTATTCGGCCTCCAAGGCGGCGGCGGATCATTTTGCCCGCGCCTATCACCACACCTATGGGCTGCCGGTGATCATCACCAACTGCTCCAACAATTACGGCCCATACCACTTCCCCGAGAAGCTGATCCCGCTCGTCATCCACCGGGCGCTGAAGGGCGAACCCCTGCCCGTCTATGGCGACGGCACGCAGATCCGCGACTGGCTCTATGTCGGCGATCACTGCTCGGCGATCCGCCGCGTTCTCGAAGCCGGACGGCTGGGTGAGAAGTACAACATCGGCGGCTTCAACGAGAAGACCAACATCGAGGTGGTGCGCACCATCTGCGCGCTTCTCGACGAACGCCGCCCACGCGCTGACGGAAAGGGTTATGCCACGCAGATCACCCATGTTCGCGACCGGCCCGGCCACGACAAGCGCTACGCCATCGACGCCACCAAGATCGCGACCGAACTGAACTGGCAGCCCGCCGAGACCTTCGACACCGGCATCGCCCGCACCGTCGATTGGTATCTCGCCAACCAGGGCTGGGTCGACCGCGTCACATCCGGCGCCTACAAAAACTGGCTGGAGAAGCAATACGCATGA